One Kineococcus radiotolerans SRS30216 = ATCC BAA-149 DNA window includes the following coding sequences:
- a CDS encoding GNAT family N-acetyltransferase encodes MSPTPAPGFAVREAALADLPPATLYALLRLRVDVFVVEQECAYPELDGRDLEPDCVHVWAETTGDTAGAGGVPVATLRVLRDPDGRGRIGRVATAAPFRGAGVAAALMGRALELLPGVDVVLDAQAHLEHWYARFGFAASGPRFVEDAIPHVPMLRPASA; translated from the coding sequence ATGAGTCCCACCCCCGCCCCAGGGTTCGCGGTGCGGGAGGCGGCCCTGGCCGACCTCCCGCCCGCGACCCTCTACGCGCTGCTGAGGCTGCGGGTCGACGTGTTCGTCGTCGAGCAGGAGTGCGCCTACCCCGAGCTCGACGGCCGCGACCTCGAACCGGACTGCGTGCACGTGTGGGCGGAGACCACCGGCGACACCGCCGGGGCCGGCGGGGTCCCCGTCGCGACGCTGCGGGTCCTGCGCGACCCCGACGGCCGCGGCCGGATCGGGCGGGTGGCCACCGCCGCGCCGTTCCGCGGGGCCGGGGTGGCGGCGGCCCTGATGGGCCGGGCGCTGGAACTCCTGCCCGGGGTGGACGTCGTCCTCGACGCCCAGGCCCACCTGGAGCACTGGTACGCCCGGTTCGGGTTCGCCGCGTCCGGCCCGCGGTTCGTGGAAGACGCCATCCCGCACGTGCCGATGCTGCGGCCCGCCTCCGCCTGA
- a CDS encoding glycoside hydrolase family 13 protein has product MIDPPVPWWRTAAVYQVLPRSFADGDGDGLGDLAGLRARLPHLAGLGVDAVWVNPWYPSPLADNGYDVDDYRDVDPALGGLEEAEAFLREAHELGLKVLLDIVPNHTSSTHAWFRAALAGDARARARYLFRPGRGADGELPPNDWESCFGGPSWTRAPGPDGRPGEWYLHSFAPEQPDLDWRNPEVRAEFVDVLRFWFDRGVDGFRVDVAHGLLKQDGLPDALGRDRRTEEHPGWDQDEVHEVYREWRAVADAYDPPRVFVAEAWVARRERLPLYLRPDELHMAFEFDPLHVAWREGPWRRVVERGLAVAELTGAPSAWALTNHDVVRQVTRYARSQPPEHGSNVTERARWGEEVPDLALGRARARAAFLLTAALPGLVYVFNGEELGLEEVEDLPDALRRDPIHTRSGGADPGREGSRVPLPWSGDRPPFGFSPPGSPAPALPQPAGWAALSAQAQDRDPASTLNLYRRVLHLRRELVAAADPLRWDEAPEGVLAYARGTTRVWVNFGPGDVELPAGVEVLVRSGPGPGGVLPVDTAAWFVPARPPR; this is encoded by the coding sequence GTGATCGACCCGCCCGTCCCGTGGTGGCGGACCGCCGCCGTCTACCAGGTCCTCCCCCGCAGCTTCGCCGACGGCGACGGCGACGGCCTCGGCGACCTCGCCGGGCTGCGGGCGCGGCTGCCGCACCTGGCCGGGCTCGGCGTGGACGCGGTGTGGGTGAACCCCTGGTACCCCTCCCCGCTGGCCGACAACGGCTACGACGTCGACGACTACCGCGACGTCGACCCCGCGCTGGGCGGCCTGGAGGAGGCCGAGGCGTTCCTGCGGGAGGCCCACGAGCTGGGCCTGAAGGTCCTGCTGGACATCGTCCCGAACCACACCTCGAGCACCCACGCGTGGTTCCGGGCCGCGCTGGCCGGGGACGCCCGGGCCCGGGCGCGGTACCTGTTCCGCCCCGGCCGGGGCGCGGACGGCGAGCTGCCGCCCAACGACTGGGAGAGCTGCTTCGGGGGCCCGTCGTGGACGCGGGCGCCCGGCCCGGACGGGCGCCCGGGCGAGTGGTACCTGCACTCCTTCGCCCCCGAGCAGCCGGACCTGGACTGGCGCAACCCCGAGGTCCGCGCCGAGTTCGTCGACGTGCTGCGGTTCTGGTTCGACCGCGGGGTCGACGGCTTCCGCGTCGACGTCGCCCACGGGCTGCTGAAGCAGGACGGGCTGCCCGACGCCCTCGGCCGCGACCGGCGCACCGAGGAGCACCCGGGCTGGGACCAGGACGAGGTGCACGAGGTGTACCGGGAGTGGCGCGCGGTGGCCGACGCCTACGACCCGCCGCGGGTCTTCGTCGCCGAGGCGTGGGTCGCCCGCCGCGAGCGCCTGCCGCTGTACCTGCGCCCCGACGAGCTGCACATGGCCTTCGAGTTCGACCCCCTGCACGTGGCCTGGCGGGAGGGGCCGTGGCGGCGGGTGGTCGAGCGCGGGCTCGCCGTCGCGGAGCTGACCGGGGCCCCGAGCGCGTGGGCGCTGACCAACCACGACGTGGTGCGCCAGGTCACCCGCTACGCCCGTTCCCAGCCGCCCGAGCACGGCTCGAACGTGACCGAGCGGGCGCGCTGGGGCGAGGAGGTGCCGGACCTGGCCCTGGGCCGGGCCCGGGCCCGGGCGGCGTTCCTGCTGACCGCGGCGCTGCCCGGTCTGGTGTACGTGTTCAACGGCGAGGAGCTGGGGCTGGAGGAGGTCGAGGACCTGCCCGACGCGCTGCGCCGCGACCCGATCCACACCCGTTCCGGCGGCGCCGACCCCGGGCGGGAGGGGTCCCGGGTGCCGCTGCCCTGGTCCGGGGACCGGCCGCCGTTCGGGTTCTCCCCGCCCGGCTCGCCCGCGCCCGCGTTGCCGCAGCCGGCGGGCTGGGCGGCGCTGAGCGCGCAGGCCCAGGACCGCGACCCGGCCTCCACGCTGAACCTCTACCGCCGGGTGCTGCACCTGCGGCGCGAGCTGGTGGCCGCGGCGGACCCGCTGCGCTGGGACGAGGCCCCCGAGGGGGTGCTCGCCTACGCGCGCGGGACGACCCGCGTGTGGGTGAACTTCGGCCCCGGCGACGTCGAGCTGCCGGCCGGGGTGGAGGTCCTCGTGCGCTCGGGCCCGGGGCCCGGGGGCGTGCTGCCGGTGGACACCGCCGCGTGGTTCGTGCCCGCCCGGCCGCCGCGCTGA
- a CDS encoding MMPL family transporter, with translation MATLLYRLGRFSARRHWLVLAVWAVLLAVLGGLAYGVEKTAATDTSFSIPGTEASEGLDLVEEKFSAGANDATATVVFQAPAGQTLTTAENAGALQGVLAQLRGIEGVVSVSDPLAPQTPMVSRDQTIASSTVTFDGLVGDVTPEQVEALQAATDHDAGPVRVEMTSQVVTTEAGHTSEAIGVAVAALVLVLTYGALAAAGANLLTAGIGVGAGILGITALGNVVSLSATTPALAGMLGLAVGIDYALFVFARTRTELRRGVGLDQAIAKATGTAGTAVVFAGTTVVIALVGLSVVNIPFLTQMGLAAAATVAIAVVVALTAVPAFLKVLGLRVLPKKERHRDPAGLRAAAESDDHALADLAGPGLLGRWARGVTGHPVLALLAAVVLVGAVAIPVASMRTALPSAENDDPASSSRQAYDLLVQGFGPGSQSTLIVLVNGDDAAAVATAAGEVATRVQGLDDVAAVLPGIPSADGTAQLITVVPASGPTDEKTSELVRDLRSATSGTDGAEVLVTGQTALDIDVTDSLNDALPVYIALIVVLALFLLIMLFRSLAVPLLATVGFLLSLGASLGAVVAIYQWGWLSDVFGVAQPAPLLSFMPVLVVGILFGLAMDYQMFLVSAIHEQHAHGRRPKDAVLAGFRRSGPVVVAAALIMSGVFVGFATSGDQIIGSIGMALTVGVLADALVVRMVIMPAALTLLGDAAWWMPRWMQRLVPNVDAEGRSLEALLAAGDTGATATATAPAPEAAPSRADSPAEVPVPREERRHPVDPALAATPHGMPAEQRVARVAADLPLGIVGLVTDPAGHPLAGAALTITDQAGRQVARAGSDEVGLYELPLTAGGTFVLIVAAAEARPAAHLVAVSDRTVRHDVRLVGNAALHGVLTGADGTQPVGGGVLTLLDVRGDVVATTRSDASGQYRFGDLVAGSYILSVLGESFRPVAQAVEVGPGADLAVDVRLSHGGRLIGQVSAGSDGRGVPEASVTLVDDGGAVVDSATTDTGGSFHFDDLSQGRYTLTAAGHPPVATAVEVEEGGHREVTVELGGPRRADGGPGSPAAR, from the coding sequence ATGGCAACCCTGCTGTACCGACTGGGGCGGTTCAGCGCCCGCCGCCACTGGCTGGTGCTGGCCGTCTGGGCCGTGCTGCTGGCCGTCCTGGGGGGCCTGGCCTACGGCGTCGAGAAGACCGCCGCGACGGACACCAGCTTCTCCATCCCGGGCACGGAGGCCAGCGAGGGGCTGGACCTCGTCGAGGAGAAGTTCTCGGCCGGGGCGAACGACGCGACCGCCACCGTCGTGTTCCAGGCGCCGGCGGGCCAGACCCTCACCACCGCCGAGAACGCCGGCGCCCTCCAGGGCGTCCTCGCGCAGCTGCGCGGCATAGAGGGCGTCGTCTCCGTCAGCGACCCGCTCGCGCCCCAGACCCCGATGGTCTCGCGCGACCAGACGATCGCCTCCTCGACGGTCACCTTCGACGGGCTGGTCGGGGACGTCACCCCCGAGCAGGTCGAGGCGCTGCAGGCGGCCACCGACCACGACGCCGGCCCCGTCCGCGTCGAGATGACGTCGCAGGTCGTGACGACCGAGGCCGGGCACACCAGCGAGGCGATCGGGGTCGCCGTCGCGGCCCTCGTGCTCGTCCTCACCTACGGGGCGCTGGCCGCGGCGGGCGCGAACCTGCTGACCGCCGGGATCGGCGTCGGCGCCGGGATCCTCGGCATCACGGCGCTGGGCAACGTGGTCTCCCTCTCCGCCACGACCCCGGCGCTGGCCGGGATGCTGGGGCTGGCCGTCGGCATCGACTACGCGCTCTTCGTCTTCGCCCGCACCCGCACCGAGCTGCGGCGCGGGGTGGGCCTGGACCAGGCCATCGCCAAGGCCACCGGGACGGCCGGCACCGCCGTCGTCTTCGCCGGCACGACGGTCGTCATCGCCCTCGTCGGGCTGTCGGTGGTGAACATCCCGTTCCTCACCCAGATGGGGCTGGCGGCCGCGGCGACCGTCGCCATCGCCGTCGTCGTGGCGCTGACCGCGGTGCCCGCCTTCCTCAAGGTGCTGGGCCTGAGGGTCCTGCCGAAGAAGGAGCGCCACCGCGACCCGGCGGGTCTGCGCGCGGCCGCGGAGAGCGACGACCACGCCCTGGCCGACCTGGCCGGGCCCGGGCTGCTGGGCCGCTGGGCCCGCGGCGTGACCGGGCACCCGGTCCTGGCGCTGCTCGCCGCGGTGGTCCTCGTCGGAGCGGTCGCGATCCCGGTCGCCTCGATGCGCACCGCGCTGCCCTCGGCGGAGAACGACGACCCGGCCAGCTCCTCGCGCCAGGCCTACGACCTGCTGGTGCAGGGCTTCGGCCCGGGCTCGCAGTCCACCCTCATCGTCCTCGTGAACGGCGACGACGCCGCCGCCGTGGCCACCGCGGCCGGTGAGGTGGCGACGCGGGTGCAGGGCCTCGACGACGTCGCCGCGGTGCTGCCCGGGATCCCCTCGGCCGACGGGACCGCGCAGCTCATCACCGTCGTCCCCGCCAGCGGGCCGACCGACGAGAAGACCAGCGAGCTGGTCCGCGACCTGCGCTCCGCGACGTCGGGCACCGACGGCGCCGAGGTCCTCGTCACCGGCCAGACGGCGCTGGACATCGACGTCACCGACTCCCTGAACGACGCGCTGCCGGTCTACATCGCGCTCATCGTCGTCCTCGCCCTGTTCCTGCTGATCATGCTGTTCCGCTCGCTGGCGGTGCCGCTGCTGGCCACCGTCGGGTTCCTGCTCTCCCTGGGCGCGAGCCTCGGCGCGGTGGTGGCGATCTACCAGTGGGGCTGGCTCTCCGACGTGTTCGGCGTCGCCCAGCCCGCGCCGCTGCTGAGCTTCATGCCGGTGCTGGTCGTCGGCATCCTCTTCGGCCTGGCGATGGACTACCAGATGTTCCTGGTCTCGGCGATCCACGAGCAGCACGCCCACGGCCGCCGCCCCAAGGACGCCGTCCTCGCCGGGTTCCGCCGCTCGGGCCCCGTCGTCGTCGCGGCGGCGCTCATCATGTCCGGCGTCTTCGTCGGCTTCGCCACCAGCGGCGACCAGATCATCGGCTCGATCGGGATGGCCCTGACCGTCGGCGTCCTGGCCGACGCCCTCGTCGTCCGCATGGTCATCATGCCCGCGGCCCTGACCCTGCTGGGCGACGCCGCGTGGTGGATGCCGCGCTGGATGCAGCGGCTGGTCCCCAACGTCGACGCGGAGGGCCGCAGCCTCGAGGCGCTGCTGGCCGCCGGAGACACCGGAGCCACCGCCACCGCCACCGCCCCCGCCCCCGAGGCGGCCCCGAGCCGCGCGGACAGCCCCGCGGAGGTCCCCGTCCCGCGCGAGGAACGCCGCCACCCCGTGGACCCGGCGCTGGCGGCGACCCCGCACGGGATGCCCGCCGAGCAGCGGGTGGCCCGCGTGGCCGCGGACCTGCCGCTGGGGATCGTCGGGCTGGTCACCGACCCCGCGGGCCACCCCCTGGCCGGGGCCGCGCTGACGATCACCGACCAGGCCGGGCGGCAGGTCGCGCGGGCCGGCTCCGACGAGGTGGGCCTCTACGAGCTGCCGCTGACGGCGGGCGGGACGTTCGTGCTCATCGTCGCCGCCGCCGAGGCGCGGCCCGCCGCGCACCTGGTCGCGGTGTCCGACCGCACCGTGCGCCACGACGTCCGGCTCGTCGGCAACGCCGCCCTGCACGGGGTGCTGACCGGCGCGGACGGGACGCAGCCGGTCGGCGGCGGGGTGCTGACCCTGCTGGACGTGCGCGGCGACGTCGTCGCCACCACCCGCTCCGACGCCTCCGGCCAGTACCGGTTCGGCGACCTCGTCGCCGGCAGCTACATCCTCAGCGTGCTCGGGGAGTCCTTCCGCCCGGTCGCCCAGGCCGTCGAGGTCGGCCCCGGCGCCGACCTCGCCGTCGACGTCCGGCTCAGCCACGGGGGCCGGCTCATCGGCCAGGTCTCCGCGGGCAGCGACGGGCGCGGCGTCCCCGAGGCGTCGGTGACGCTGGTCGACGACGGGGGCGCCGTCGTCGACAGCGCCACCACCGACACCGGGGGCTCCTTCCACTTCGACGACCTCTCGCAGGGCCGGTACACCCTCACCGCCGCCGGTCACCCCCCGGTCGCGACGGCCGTGGAGGTCGAGGAGGGCGGGCACCGCGAGGTCACCGTCGAGCTCGGCGGCCCGCGCCGGGCGGACGGGGGGCCCGGCTCCCCCGCCGCGCGCTGA